The genomic interval CCAGCTCTTGTTCGGAGCTACTGGTTTAATTCAGGCCTGTCCGTCGTTTTGATGTGGGTGCTCGCATATTCGAACGCTTTCAGCACTCTATGGCCGATTTTCGGCGCCGCAAACCAGCTCCTCGCAGCTCTTGGATTGATTGCTGTTTCGGCATGGCTGCTCATGAAGGGGAGGAAATACTTCTTTGCGCTTGTTCCTGCCGTTTTCATGGTTGTAACTACTCTGGCGTCGCTGATAATACTCTTGCGGAATTACATAAGCAAGTCGAATTACATCCTTATGGTGACGGATATTCTGCTGTTTATTCTTGCACTGGCTGTAGTCGGACTTGCGATCCGGACATTCTTACGTCCCGTGAAAGTCGAATCAGGGGAGGCCTGAGTTTCAATCCGGTGACAATACGGCGCTGAGGTATTTCATCGTGTGCATTCATGAATCGGTGGAATACTCTATCAGCGGTTATTGAACAGCGTCTGCGAGGTATACTGAAATATTATTTCACCAAAGTGATAATTTTTTTGAATTCTTCGCCCTCTGCTGTTTCGAGAAGTTCGAACAATGCCGTCTCGACGCTGGTGATGTGACCGCCGGCGCGTTCGATTTTTGTGAGACCGATGTGCTTGTTTGAGGCTGTCCGCGAGGAAACTGCATCCTCTACGACATGGGTTTCAAAACCCTGGTCGAGAAGATCCATGGCAGTCTGGTATATGCATACATGCGTTTCTATTCCGACGAGCAGGACCTGGTCACGACCGGAAGAGGCGATACTTTCCCTGATTGCCGGTTCTTTGAGTGATGAAAACGTTTTTTTCGGCAGCGGCCTGAATCCTTCAAGGTGAGCCGCAACTTCCGGCACCGTGGGGCCGAGACCTTTCGGATACTGTTCTACCCAGAGAATGGGAATCCGGAGAATCCTGATTCCGTCAATGATTATTCCTGTATTTTTGTAGAGCGCATCACGTTCATGCATGAGATTCGCCAGGTTTCCCTGAATATCGGTGACAATCAGGATTGTTCTGTATTTTTTCAACATCTTGGCTCCCTGTGATTTCCAATGAGCAGTTATTATACACTATGATATTTTACGTAATATCTGCATGTGGTACAACATCTTTTTCAATTATCTCAACATTATCAGCGGTTTCATTTTTTATCGGTGTTACTGTTTGAGTCCGTATCAATGATAAAAAAACCGGGCGGGATAATCAGGAATATTCGCAGA from bacterium carries:
- a CDS encoding hydrolase yields the protein MLKKYRTILIVTDIQGNLANLMHERDALYKNTGIIIDGIRILRIPILWVEQYPKGLGPTVPEVAAHLEGFRPLPKKTFSSLKEPAIRESIASSGRDQVLLVGIETHVCIYQTAMDLLDQGFETHVVEDAVSSRTASNKHIGLTKIERAGGHITSVETALFELLETAEGEEFKKIITLVK